From a single Shewanella donghaensis genomic region:
- a CDS encoding pseudouridine synthase, with protein sequence MRLEQYLAHCGICSRRQAQRLIAAGRVSLNGQVASALDRVFSNEINPNILLDGEAIAPVEAKEYWLYHKPVGIDCRLLPDLPASLVHLLPASPRLYPAGRLDKDSRGLLLLTNDGALTHRLMHPEFGHEKVYRVTVNKPLDANFVALMSQGVSYRNVTTKPCTVSIVSDSQFEITLTQGLNRQIRRMAQALGYHVVDLQRISMMNCQLSDLPETKMRPLEAAELATLKHLLKL encoded by the coding sequence ATGCGTTTAGAACAATATTTAGCTCATTGTGGTATTTGCTCTCGTCGCCAAGCACAAAGATTGATTGCAGCCGGTAGAGTTAGCTTAAATGGTCAAGTCGCATCTGCGCTCGATAGAGTTTTCTCAAACGAAATTAATCCCAACATTTTACTTGATGGTGAAGCCATAGCTCCAGTGGAGGCCAAAGAATATTGGTTGTACCACAAGCCCGTGGGTATTGATTGTCGTTTACTACCCGATTTACCAGCCAGCCTAGTCCATCTACTCCCTGCATCTCCAAGACTTTATCCCGCGGGTCGATTAGACAAAGACTCGCGCGGATTATTATTACTCACTAACGACGGTGCCCTGACTCATAGATTAATGCACCCTGAATTTGGCCATGAGAAAGTTTATCGGGTAACCGTAAACAAACCTTTAGACGCAAACTTTGTGGCATTGATGAGCCAAGGTGTGAGCTACCGAAATGTCACCACTAAGCCTTGCACTGTATCGATCGTCAGCGACAGTCAGTTTGAAATAACCTTAACCCAGGGGCTCAATCGTCAAATCCGCAGAATGGCTCAAGCGCTTGGCTATCATGTGGTTGATTTACAGCGTATTAGCATGATGAATTGTCAGCTAAGTGATTTACCAGAAACAAAAATGCGGCCTCTAGAGGCCGCAGAATTAGCAACGTTAAAGCACTTACTTAAATTGTAA